Below is a genomic region from Streptomyces ferrugineus.
CCGGCCGCTACGGCTCGGCCCGTATGCCGGCGGTCCACGAGGACCTCACCATGGTCCCCGGCGCCGTACCCCTGCTGCGGGGCACCGGCATGCGCTCGGTCGTCACGGTCCCCCTGAAGGTCGAGGGCCGCCTCACCGGCTCCCTCGGCGTCGCCGCCGAGGCCCCCGGCAGATACTCCAACGAAGAGGCGCTGCGCCTGCAGTTCGCCGCCGACCGCATCGCGCTGGCGGTCGAGTCGGCCCGCCTGGGCGAACTCGAACGTCTCCGCCGAGGCTCCCTCAGCTTCCTGGTCGAGGCCTCCGACCTGCTCGCCGGCACCCTGGACCGCGACCAGACCCTGGCCCTGATGGCCCAGATGACGGTCCCGACCCTGGCCACCTGGTGCGCGGTCTACACAATCGCCGACCAGGCATCAGAGCCGTATCTGTCGTACGTCCTGCATGAGGACGAGGAACTCATCGACGGCATTAAGTCGTTGCTGTCGAAGATCCCCCCACCGGACCCGGTACCCACCCCCGGCGCCCGCGTCTGGTCGGCCCCCGCCGAGTCGGCCCACCAGGCGGCCCTGCGCACGTCCATGCGCAGCCTGGGCCTGGGCGAGCCGATCGGCCGCATCAGCGCGGGCATCGGCCCCACCCTGGCCACGGCCTCCGCGGTGGGCGGAGAGACGGTCGTACTGCCCCTGGTGGCCCGCAACCGGGTCATCGGCATGTTGACGCTGGGCAAGCCGACGGACGAACACTTCCGCCAGGAGATCCTGGAGCTGGCGGAGGACCTCTCCCGCAGGGCCGCCCTGGCCCTGGACAACGCCCGCCTCTACTCCGAGCGCACGGCCATCAGCCAGTCCCTCCAGCGCAGCCTCCTGCCGCCCGAGCTCCCCGAGATCGGCGGCGTCGAGGTCGAGGTCATCTACCGCGCGGCGGGCGAGGGCAACGAGGTCGGCGGCGACTTTTACGACCTCTTCCCGATCAGCGACGGTGCGTACGGCTTCGCCATCGGCGATGTCTGCGGTACGGGCCCGAACGCGGCGGCGGTCACGGGCCTCGCCCGGCACGCCCTGCGCCTCCTGGCGCGCGAGGGCCTCAGCGGCCCGGCGGTCCTGGAGCGCCTGAACTCCGCGATCCTCGACGAGGGCGCCCGCAGCCGCTTCCTGACGCTCCTCTACGGCGAGTTGAGGCCGCAGGAGGACGGCAGCGCCGAGCTGAAGGTGGTCTGCGCCGGTCACCCGCTCCCACTGCGCCTGCGCCAGGACGGCACGGTCGAGCCGGCGGCCGAACCCCAGCCCCTGCTAGGCGTCATGGACGACCTGGAGCTCTATGAGCAGACGGTCACCCTCGACCCCGGCGATGTCCTGCTGTGCGTCACGGACGGCGTCACCGAGCGCCGTGAAGGCAGCCGCATGCTGGGCGACGACGGTCTCACCGATGTCCTCACCACCTGCACCGGCCTCACGGCAGGCGCGGTGGCGGCCCGCATCATGCGTGCGGTCGAACGCTTCGCCTCTGACGCCCCGTCCGACGACATGGCGATCCTGGCGATGCGCGTGCCGGGCATCCACAAGGACTGAGAGGGAGTCAGGGAGAAGAGCATGAGAAAGGCCCCGCCCATTCGGGCGGGGCCTTTCTGTGCGGAGCCCCCAAACGGAATCGAACCGTTGACCTTCTCCTTACCATGGAGACGCTCTGCCGACTGAGCTATAGGGGCCTGCTGCCTGTGCGAAGTTTCCCGCGCGGCAACGGAATAGATCATACCCTGAACGCGCCCGCGCTCCCAAATTCGCTCAGAAGGCGGGCTGGAGCAGTCCTCCGAGCGCGTTGCAGGCGGACACGACCCGCTGCATGTCCCGCTTCGTCAGAGAGGCGTCGACCGGCAGCGCCAACGTTTCGTCGGCGGCCCGCTCGGTCTCCGGCAGCGACACACACCTCCGGAACTCAGGCAGCCGATGCACGGGCGTCTTCACCGGCACCCGGCACTCAACTCCCCTGGAGCGCACGGCCCGAGCGAACGCGTCACGATCCGGCCGACCATTCCCCGGCACCCGCACGACGTACTGCTGATAGGTGTGCCCGTCACCCCCATCGGGAGTAAGCACACCCTTCAACTTCGCATCGAGATACGAGGCCCGCTGCCTGCGCTGCGCGATCTCGTCGTACGGAACCTCGGACTCACCCTGCTCAAGCACCAACAGCCCGTGCCGCTGCCCGATTTCGTGCAATCGCGCGATATCGGCCGACCGACCGAATCGGTGTACGGCCACCACGGCCGCCGTGCGCTGGGTGACGACAGCCTCGACAGCGACGACGTCCAGGCAGTACGTCACCGGATCTATGTCGGCGAACACCGGCCGCGCTCCGGCCAGGACCACGGCCTCGGCGACTTCGATGTTCCCGAAGGCCGGTACGACAACCTCGTCACCGACTCCGACGCCGGCGGCCCTGAGCATTGCAGCAGTACCCATATGGGCGATGCTGGTTGCGCAACGTGAACTTCAGGTGACGCACAACAAAAAAGGGTTGGACCCGGAACCGAAGTTCCGGGTCCAACCCTATTAAAAGGAGTTCGGCGGCGTCCTACTCTCCCACAGGGTCCCCCCTGCAGTACCATCGGCGCTGTAAGGCTTAGCTTCCGGGTTCGGAATGTAACCGGGCGTTTCCCTCACGCTATAACCACCGAAACACTATGAAACTGTCGACCGGACGATGACACGGTCGTTGTCTCAGAACCAACACAGTGGACGCGAGCCTCTATGGACAAGCCCTCGGCCTATTAGTACCGGTCACCTCCACACCTCACGGTGCTTCCAGATCCGGCCTATCAACCCAGTCGTCTACTGGGAGCCTTACCCTCTTATAGAGGTGGGAGTCCTCATCTCGAAGCAGGCTTCCCGCTTAGATGCTTTCAGCGGTTATCCCTCCCGAACGTAGCCAACCAGCCATGCCCTTGGCAGAACAACTGGCACACCAGAGGTTCGTCCGTCCCGGTCCTCTCGTACTAGGGACAGCCCTTCTCAAGACTCCTACGCGCACAGCGGATAGGGACCGAACTGTCTCACGACGTTCTAAACCCAGCTCGCGTACCGCTTTAATGGGCGAACAGCCCAACCCTTGGGACCGACTCCAGCCCCAGGATGCGACGAGCCGACATCGAGGTGCCAAACCATCCCGTCGATATGGACTCTTGGGGAAGATCAGCCTGTTATCCCCGGGGTACCTTTTATCCGTTGAGCGACGGCGCTTCCACAAGCCACCGCCGGATCACTAGTCCCGACTTTCGTCCCTGCTCGACCCGTCGGTCTCACAGTCAAGCTCCCTTGTGCACTTACACTCAACACCTGATTGCCAACCAGGCTGAGGGAACCTTTGGGCGCCTCCGTTACCCTTTAGGAGGCAACCGCCCCAGTTAAACTACCCATCAGACACTGTCCCTGATCCGGATCACGGACCCAGGTTAGACATCCAGCACGACCAGACTGGTATTTCAACGACGACTCCACACGAACTGGCGTCCGCATTTCAAAGTCTCCCAGCTATCCTACACAAGCCGAACCGAACACCAATATCAAACTGTAGTAAAGGTCCCGGGGTCTTTCCGTCCTGCTGCGCGAAACGAGCATCTTTACTCGTAGTGCAATTTCACCGGGCCTATGGTTGAGACAGTCGAGAAGTCGTTACGCCATTCGTGCAGGTCGGAACTTACCCGACAAGGAATTTCGCTACCTTAGGATGGTTATAGTTACCACCGCCGTTTACTGGCGCTTAAGTTCTCAGCTTCGCCTGGACGAATCCAAGCTAACCGGTCCCCTTAACGTTCCAGCACCGGGCAGGCGTCAGTCCGTATACATCGCCTTACGGCTTCGCACGGACCTGTGTTTTTAGTAAACAGTCGCTTCTCGCTGGTCTCTGCGGCCACCCCCAGCTCACACTGCAAGAGTGATCACCAGGCGTGGCCCCCCTTCTCCCGAAGTTACGGGGGCATTTTGCCGAGTTCCTTAACCATAGTTCACCCGAACGCCTCGGTATTCTCTACCTGACCACCTGAGTCGGTTTAGGGTACGGGCCGCCATGAAACTCGCTAGAGGCTTTTCTCGACAGCATAGGATCATCCACTTCACCACAATCGGCTCGGCATCAGGTCTCAGACTACGTGCCAGGCGGATTTACCTACCTGACGTCCTACACCCTTACCCCGGGACAACCACCGCCCGGGATGGACTACCTTCCTGCGTCACCCCATCACTCACCTACTACCAGCTCGGGTCACCGGCTCCACCACTCCGGCCTCGTCCGAAGACTCAGCCGGCGGCTTCACGGGCTTAGCATCACTGGATTCGATGTTTGACGCTTCACAGCGGGTACCGGAATATCAACCGGTTATCCATCGACTACGCCTGTCGGCCTCGCCTTAGGTCCCGACTTACCCTGGGCAGATCAGCTTGACCCAGGAACCCTTAGTCAATCGGCGCACACGTTTCTCACGTGTGAATCGCTACTCATGCCTGCATTCTCACTCGTCAACCGTCCACAACTCGCTTACGCGGCTGCTTCACCCGGCAGACGACGCTCCCCTACCCATCACGATCCCCGTTGGGGGTTGATATCGCAATGACACGACTTCGGCGGTACGCTTG
It encodes:
- a CDS encoding DegT/DnrJ/EryC1/StrS family aminotransferase, which translates into the protein MLRAAGVGVGDEVVVPAFGNIEVAEAVVLAGARPVFADIDPVTYCLDVVAVEAVVTQRTAAVVAVHRFGRSADIARLHEIGQRHGLLVLEQGESEVPYDEIAQRRQRASYLDAKLKGVLTPDGGDGHTYQQYVVRVPGNGRPDRDAFARAVRSRGVECRVPVKTPVHRLPEFRRCVSLPETERAADETLALPVDASLTKRDMQRVVSACNALGGLLQPAF
- a CDS encoding SpoIIE family protein phosphatase, whose amino-acid sequence is MTTGLIPGGPSPDRPTGAQMPHQRREPDGHGALHVDNRTRSSVITARAAASFDPVGRSVASARSFVRDTLQGWGFADIVDDAVVLTSELVTNAVVHAGTSADVLCLRSDDGVRIEVADRYPEREIPLQGSPVNMGSPDREGGRGLQLCAALAGRWGVEYTPTHKQVWFQLDLPERAVGTRAAGPSLPSDLLPLADGRVRVAVVQIDRTGAISSWNEDAEDLFGYAAEQVTGKPLTDLAAWPHTPGTSTGIAEALRLSRWEGSYGIRGANGRVTPVYASHLRVRDTGGEPSTVCLLVRDHERAVLQTPLRVPASDTATESQSADPFEVFIGSPAPDDLDGLLQRTVERARDMLDGDSAFLLLATDDETELEVRASTGLPSARQRFARVPVEAGPGRYGSARMPAVHEDLTMVPGAVPLLRGTGMRSVVTVPLKVEGRLTGSLGVAAEAPGRYSNEEALRLQFAADRIALAVESARLGELERLRRGSLSFLVEASDLLAGTLDRDQTLALMAQMTVPTLATWCAVYTIADQASEPYLSYVLHEDEELIDGIKSLLSKIPPPDPVPTPGARVWSAPAESAHQAALRTSMRSLGLGEPIGRISAGIGPTLATASAVGGETVVLPLVARNRVIGMLTLGKPTDEHFRQEILELAEDLSRRAALALDNARLYSERTAISQSLQRSLLPPELPEIGGVEVEVIYRAAGEGNEVGGDFYDLFPISDGAYGFAIGDVCGTGPNAAAVTGLARHALRLLAREGLSGPAVLERLNSAILDEGARSRFLTLLYGELRPQEDGSAELKVVCAGHPLPLRLRQDGTVEPAAEPQPLLGVMDDLELYEQTVTLDPGDVLLCVTDGVTERREGSRMLGDDGLTDVLTTCTGLTAGAVAARIMRAVERFASDAPSDDMAILAMRVPGIHKD